A single Methanolobus sp. ZRKC5 DNA region contains:
- the cobA gene encoding uroporphyrinogen-III C-methyltransferase — MAQKYGKVYLVGSGPGDPELLTLKARRLLDTAEVVVYDQLPGKAIIDSISANAEKIDAGKHAGEHTLTQDEINALIVRKAKEGKDVVRLKGGDPYMFGRGGEEAQELIAEGIGFEVVPGITSAVSAPAYAGIPVTHRDHASMVTFITGHEDPTKEESALDWETLAKFDGTIVIFMGVKMLGRNVGELMKYGKDPKTPVALIERGTRPDQRVTTGVLDNIAEIAKERGVKAPAITVVGSVVTLHDILGEQTSGSLE; from the coding sequence ATGGCCCAGAAATATGGTAAAGTCTATTTGGTTGGTTCAGGCCCGGGTGATCCGGAACTATTAACGCTCAAAGCACGCAGGCTTCTTGATACTGCTGAAGTTGTTGTATATGACCAGCTTCCTGGCAAAGCTATAATCGATTCTATATCTGCCAATGCTGAAAAGATAGATGCAGGTAAACATGCAGGGGAGCATACGCTCACTCAAGATGAGATTAATGCTCTTATTGTCCGCAAAGCAAAGGAAGGAAAGGATGTAGTTCGTCTGAAGGGTGGTGACCCCTACATGTTCGGTCGTGGAGGGGAGGAAGCTCAGGAACTTATTGCTGAGGGTATTGGATTTGAGGTTGTACCTGGCATAACATCAGCTGTTTCTGCTCCTGCTTATGCAGGCATACCTGTAACTCACAGGGACCATGCTTCTATGGTCACTTTCATTACAGGGCATGAGGATCCTACCAAAGAGGAAAGTGCTCTTGATTGGGAAACACTTGCAAAATTCGATGGAACAATTGTAATTTTCATGGGTGTGAAAATGCTTGGCAGAAATGTCGGGGAACTTATGAAATACGGCAAGGATCCAAAGACTCCTGTTGCTCTTATAGAAAGAGGTACAAGACCTGATCAGCGCGTGACCACAGGTGTCCTTGATAATATTGCTGAGATTGCAAAAGAGAGAGGTGTAAAAGCACCTGCTATCACGGTAGTGGGAAGCGTTGTTACACTTCACGATATACTTGGTGAACAGACTTCAGGCAGCTTAGAATAG
- a CDS encoding desulfoferrodoxin family protein has product MEFGEILKGKEVEGKEKHVPEIEMIRGHGQTKADFVRVVVGKEIPHPNTVEHHIEWVELYGITKEGKTINFGKMTFEPVHTDPVATFHVNNIDNFKAFCALEYCNVHGVWQNCVEV; this is encoded by the coding sequence ATGGAATTCGGGGAAATACTGAAAGGAAAGGAAGTTGAAGGTAAAGAGAAACATGTTCCTGAAATAGAGATGATCAGAGGACATGGACAGACAAAAGCTGACTTTGTACGCGTGGTCGTAGGAAAGGAAATTCCACACCCAAACACAGTGGAACATCACATCGAATGGGTTGAACTCTACGGCATTACAAAAGAAGGAAAAACAATTAACTTCGGAAAAATGACCTTTGAACCAGTCCACACCGACCCGGTTGCAACCTTCCACGTGAACAACATCGATAATTTCAAGGCATTCTGTGCTCTTGAATACTGTAATGTTCACGGAGTCTGGCAAAACTGCGTAGAAGTCTGA
- a CDS encoding ferritin encodes MISEKMTEALNGQINKEMYSAFLYMDMSAHCTYVGLNGFANWFMVQYHEEMSHAMKIYGYVNDQGEKIVLDAIEKPPGTFGTPLEMFEATLKHEQFITKSIHGLVDLANKEKDYATQIFLQWFVTEQIEEEANDNEMIAKLKLVGKDGNGLFMIDKELEARTFNSPAKGE; translated from the coding sequence ATGATAAGCGAAAAGATGACAGAAGCCCTTAACGGGCAGATCAATAAGGAAATGTACTCTGCATTTCTTTACATGGACATGTCAGCACACTGTACCTACGTAGGACTTAATGGTTTTGCCAACTGGTTCATGGTCCAGTATCATGAAGAGATGAGTCATGCCATGAAGATATATGGCTACGTTAATGATCAGGGTGAAAAAATAGTTCTTGATGCTATCGAAAAACCACCTGGCACCTTTGGAACTCCATTAGAGATGTTTGAGGCAACATTGAAGCATGAACAATTCATTACGAAGTCAATACATGGACTTGTAGACCTTGCAAATAAGGAAAAGGATTATGCAACCCAGATATTCCTCCAGTGGTTCGTCACTGAACAGATAGAGGAAGAAGCAAATGACAATGAAATGATAGCAAAGCTCAAGCTCGTAGGCAAGGATGGAAATGGCCTTTTCATGATCGACAAGGAACTTGAAGCAAGAACGTTCAATTCACCTGCTAAAGGAGAATGA
- a CDS encoding valine--tRNA ligase, protein MTVPKEYDPHIIEPKWRDSWNMSMYHFDWKDESRPQFIIDTPPPYPTGNFHIGNSLNWCYIDFVARYKRMCGYNVMFPQGWDCHGLPTEVKVEEIHGITKNEVPREEFRNMCRELTVGNIEKMRNTMLNLGFSTDWSNEFVTMEPEYYSKTQMSFRKMYDMDRLYQSEHPVNWCPRCETAIAFAEVEYDSRETKLNYLHFDNLEIATSRPELLAACVAVAINPEDERYKGYLDSTVKVPLFGHEVKVIGDKDVDPEFGTGAVMICTFGDKQDVRWWLEHSLPLRKAIDKSGLMTEIAGKYKGMSIPECKKAIIEDLEKEGYLFEQKPLEQNVGMCWRCSTPIEILSERQWFIKIDTDEVSKASNEIEWLPEYMKVRLDNWTNTMEWDWCISRQRLFATPIPVWYCKHCNEVMVAKEEWMPIDPTQQQPSEACKCGSTEFEAEEDVLDTWMDSSITALHVSGWLTDHEMRLPAQLRPQGHDIIRTWAFYSILRSMAITGKKPWDAILVNGMVLGEDGHKMSKSLGNVIAPEEVIKDYSADSFRQWAAIGGSPGSDVMFRWKDVVSASRFFTKMWSIYRFSMSHLEDYEHCDIDVSELKIVDKWLLSNLNRLIMSVTKSMETYQFDEAFKAVRGFTWDVLADNYIELVKARLYGEDESGKQAARYTLYTAVDALSRLLAPFAPFFAEEMFSRIGDGSVHVMAWPKACESMIDAEIEQSGEFIKDVASSVRRYKSEHGMALNAPLAKIEIYGSLADITDVLGATNSPVEVIAGDPDFEHVPVNVKPNMGVIGPKFRGQAKDIINALIEENPRKIADEIAKGKITVKVNGDILELEPGCVEIEKEVVSAGRAVDVLDISGVPVVIVR, encoded by the coding sequence ATGACCGTCCCAAAAGAATATGACCCACACATTATAGAGCCTAAATGGCGTGATTCATGGAATATGTCCATGTATCATTTTGACTGGAAAGATGAAAGCAGGCCCCAGTTCATAATTGACACGCCACCACCATATCCGACGGGAAATTTCCATATCGGTAATTCCCTTAACTGGTGTTACATCGATTTTGTTGCAAGATACAAACGAATGTGTGGATATAATGTAATGTTCCCTCAGGGATGGGACTGCCACGGTCTTCCTACTGAAGTGAAAGTCGAAGAGATCCATGGTATCACAAAGAACGAGGTTCCAAGAGAAGAGTTCAGGAACATGTGTCGTGAACTAACAGTTGGGAACATCGAAAAAATGAGGAACACAATGCTAAACCTCGGTTTCTCAACTGACTGGAGCAATGAATTTGTGACAATGGAGCCTGAATACTATTCCAAGACCCAGATGTCTTTCAGAAAGATGTATGATATGGACCGTCTCTACCAGTCGGAACACCCTGTAAACTGGTGTCCAAGATGTGAAACGGCAATTGCTTTTGCAGAAGTAGAGTACGATTCAAGGGAAACGAAACTCAATTACCTGCATTTTGATAATCTTGAGATCGCAACCAGCAGACCGGAATTACTCGCAGCCTGCGTCGCGGTTGCCATCAATCCTGAAGACGAACGCTATAAGGGATATCTCGATTCAACTGTCAAAGTACCTCTTTTCGGTCATGAGGTCAAGGTCATTGGTGACAAGGATGTAGATCCTGAATTTGGTACCGGTGCAGTTATGATCTGTACTTTTGGTGATAAGCAGGATGTCAGATGGTGGCTGGAGCACAGTCTGCCACTGCGCAAGGCCATTGACAAGAGTGGTCTTATGACTGAGATTGCCGGCAAGTACAAGGGTATGTCGATTCCTGAATGTAAGAAAGCTATCATTGAAGACCTTGAAAAAGAAGGTTATCTCTTTGAGCAGAAACCACTTGAACAGAATGTCGGAATGTGCTGGAGATGCAGCACTCCTATTGAGATTCTTTCCGAACGCCAGTGGTTCATTAAGATAGATACTGATGAGGTGTCAAAGGCATCAAATGAGATTGAGTGGCTGCCTGAATATATGAAGGTCAGGCTTGATAACTGGACAAACACAATGGAGTGGGACTGGTGTATATCCCGTCAGAGGCTTTTCGCAACACCAATACCTGTATGGTACTGCAAGCATTGTAATGAGGTAATGGTTGCAAAGGAAGAATGGATGCCTATTGATCCTACACAGCAGCAACCATCTGAAGCCTGTAAATGTGGTAGCACTGAGTTTGAGGCTGAAGAGGATGTTCTGGATACATGGATGGATTCATCTATCACAGCACTTCATGTTTCAGGCTGGCTCACGGACCACGAAATGAGACTGCCTGCACAACTTCGCCCACAGGGTCATGATATTATCAGAACATGGGCATTCTATTCCATATTACGTTCCATGGCTATCACAGGCAAAAAACCGTGGGATGCTATCCTGGTTAACGGTATGGTGCTTGGTGAAGACGGTCACAAGATGAGTAAATCACTTGGTAATGTCATAGCTCCCGAAGAAGTGATCAAGGATTACAGTGCTGATTCATTCAGGCAATGGGCTGCAATTGGTGGATCACCAGGATCTGATGTGATGTTTCGCTGGAAAGATGTTGTTTCAGCATCAAGGTTCTTCACAAAGATGTGGAGTATCTACAGGTTCAGCATGTCTCACCTTGAAGATTATGAGCACTGCGATATTGATGTTTCAGAGTTGAAGATAGTTGACAAATGGCTTCTGAGCAATCTCAACAGACTTATTATGTCAGTTACAAAGTCCATGGAGACCTATCAGTTTGATGAGGCATTCAAAGCTGTCAGAGGTTTTACATGGGATGTCCTTGCAGACAATTACATCGAGCTTGTAAAAGCACGTCTTTATGGTGAAGATGAATCTGGAAAGCAGGCTGCAAGATACACATTATATACTGCAGTTGATGCTCTTTCCCGTTTGCTTGCGCCATTTGCTCCGTTCTTTGCAGAGGAAATGTTCTCTCGCATAGGCGATGGCAGTGTGCATGTTATGGCCTGGCCTAAAGCCTGCGAGTCCATGATAGATGCTGAAATTGAGCAGTCCGGTGAATTCATAAAGGATGTTGCAAGCAGTGTAAGGAGATACAAATCCGAGCACGGTATGGCACTCAATGCTCCTCTTGCTAAAATAGAGATATATGGAAGTCTTGCAGACATCACTGATGTTCTGGGCGCTACGAATTCTCCGGTAGAGGTCATTGCGGGAGATCCTGATTTTGAGCATGTTCCTGTGAACGTCAAACCTAATATGGGTGTAATCGGTCCTAAATTCAGGGGACAGGCAAAGGATATAATCAATGCACTAATTGAAGAGAATCCCCGGAAGATTGCTGATGAGATCGCAAAAGGAAAGATAACTGTAAAAGTTAACGGCGATATTCTTGAACTTGAACCCGGATGTGTTGAGATAGAGAAAGAAGTTGTCTCAGCAGGAAGGGCAGTTGATGTTCTTGATATCAGCGGGGTTCCTGTAGTCATTGTGAGATAA
- a CDS encoding uroporphyrinogen-III synthase — protein MAEQLKRPVLAIMRPQRYLEESTKLADSMGFEPLAVPMIELADMKDEYFDGFVERVLSGISDYVIITSANGIDFTLGKIPSDGQDKFIEALNATKVIAIGPTTRKSLEDLGINVIGMPGVYSSEGLVEFLCPDIKGKVIDTARSFYGSSLLIEGLKECSAEVHETKVYTLTKPQGTEQDDFIRRVLDGDIDVFAFTSSMMVRNFFEDAVSRATKEEVISIMNNSIVAAIGIPTAQTIESYGVKVSVTPGKFTFEDILKKVLELLN, from the coding sequence ATGGCAGAACAACTCAAAAGGCCGGTATTGGCAATAATGAGGCCGCAGCGTTATCTGGAAGAGTCTACTAAGCTTGCAGATTCCATGGGTTTTGAACCATTGGCAGTTCCTATGATAGAACTGGCCGATATGAAGGATGAATACTTCGATGGTTTTGTTGAAAGAGTTCTTTCTGGTATTTCTGATTATGTTATCATTACCAGTGCCAATGGTATTGATTTTACTCTCGGGAAAATTCCATCGGATGGCCAGGATAAGTTCATTGAGGCACTAAATGCTACCAAGGTCATAGCCATTGGCCCAACGACCCGTAAATCACTGGAGGATCTGGGTATAAATGTAATTGGAATGCCTGGTGTTTACAGTTCAGAAGGGCTTGTGGAATTCCTCTGTCCTGATATAAAAGGGAAAGTTATTGATACAGCAAGAAGTTTCTATGGTTCTTCCCTTCTCATCGAAGGTCTGAAAGAATGCAGTGCTGAAGTGCATGAGACTAAAGTATACACGCTCACCAAACCACAGGGTACTGAGCAGGATGATTTTATTCGCAGGGTTCTTGATGGCGATATTGACGTGTTTGCATTCACAAGTTCTATGATGGTGCGCAATTTCTTTGAGGATGCTGTAAGCCGGGCTACAAAAGAAGAAGTTATCAGTATTATGAATAATTCCATTGTTGCAGCTATAGGTATACCCACAGCACAAACAATTGAAAGTTATGGGGTGAAGGTTTCAGTTACTCCCGGTAAATTCACATTTGAAGATATTCTTAAGAAAGTTCTGGAACTGCTTAATTAA
- a CDS encoding DsrE family protein — translation MSRKIALFVFNGEEICFIHALMNTLDMKEKGYDVKMIIEGPATRLIKEAEDEKRPFINLYVKAKEAGLIDCVCRACAAKMESLESVKQQNLTLCDEMFGHPSMARYMDEGYEIVVF, via the coding sequence ATGTCCAGAAAGATAGCTCTTTTTGTATTTAACGGAGAGGAAATATGTTTCATCCATGCTTTGATGAATACACTTGATATGAAAGAGAAAGGCTATGATGTCAAAATGATAATAGAAGGTCCTGCAACACGCCTCATTAAAGAGGCAGAAGATGAAAAAAGACCTTTTATAAACCTTTATGTAAAAGCAAAGGAAGCAGGATTGATAGACTGTGTATGCAGAGCTTGTGCAGCAAAAATGGAGAGCCTTGAAAGTGTAAAGCAACAGAATCTCACATTATGCGATGAAATGTTTGGACATCCGAGCATGGCACGATATATGGATGAAGGCTACGAGATAGTAGTATTCTGA
- the ahbC gene encoding 12,18-didecarboxysiroheme deacetylase gives MIGISKLYCRTVEPSDALRYGRDSKKLPSHLLQFSKDKKPVVVWNVTQRCNLRCVHCYAHSKNIDYKNELSTEEGKALIDDLAEFGCPVILFSGGEPLMRKDLPELAEYATSKGIRAVVSTNGTLITEDMARTLKEIGLSYVGISLDGMRETNDSFRGIEGSFDKAMQGLHNCQKQGIKVGLRFTINRHNVHDIPAIFDLMERENIPRICFYHLVYSGRGSEMINEDLSLEESRKTVDMLIDKTRDLHSKGKMVEVLTVDNHCDGPYIYLRLLKEDPERAAEVLELLNMNRGNSTGIGFGCVSWDGSVHPDQFWRHYSFGNVRDRKFSEIWGDTNDKLMAGLKDRKPLIKENADRCASCKWFDVCNGNFRVRAESVYGNIWADDPACYLSNEEIGYDDSL, from the coding sequence ATGATAGGTATTTCAAAACTTTATTGCAGAACCGTCGAACCCTCGGATGCGCTTCGCTATGGGCGCGACTCTAAAAAACTCCCGTCTCATTTGCTTCAATTCTCAAAGGATAAGAAGCCAGTTGTAGTATGGAATGTTACTCAGCGATGCAATCTTCGCTGCGTTCATTGCTATGCACATTCCAAGAATATTGATTACAAAAATGAGCTTAGCACCGAAGAAGGCAAAGCTCTCATCGACGACCTTGCTGAGTTTGGCTGTCCTGTGATATTGTTTTCAGGAGGTGAACCTCTCATGAGGAAAGACCTTCCTGAACTGGCAGAATATGCAACCTCAAAGGGTATACGTGCAGTAGTATCTACCAACGGAACACTGATCACAGAAGATATGGCCCGGACCCTCAAGGAAATAGGGCTTTCTTATGTCGGCATATCTCTTGATGGGATGCGTGAAACCAATGACAGTTTCCGTGGGATTGAAGGTTCTTTTGACAAGGCAATGCAGGGTCTTCATAACTGTCAGAAACAAGGTATAAAAGTAGGCTTGCGGTTTACCATCAATCGTCATAATGTTCATGATATTCCGGCAATATTTGACCTGATGGAGCGGGAGAATATCCCTCGTATATGTTTCTATCATCTTGTTTATTCAGGCCGTGGTTCGGAAATGATAAACGAGGACCTCTCCCTTGAGGAAAGTCGTAAGACTGTGGATATGTTGATAGATAAGACAAGGGATCTCCACAGCAAAGGTAAAATGGTGGAAGTATTGACAGTTGATAATCACTGTGATGGTCCTTACATTTACCTGCGTCTTCTGAAAGAGGATCCGGAAAGAGCCGCAGAGGTTCTAGAGCTTCTGAACATGAATCGGGGTAATTCAACAGGAATTGGTTTTGGCTGTGTTTCATGGGATGGTTCAGTTCACCCTGATCAGTTCTGGAGGCATTACTCCTTTGGAAATGTCAGGGACCGTAAGTTCAGTGAAATATGGGGGGATACCAATGACAAGCTTATGGCAGGGCTCAAGGATCGTAAACCTTTGATCAAGGAGAATGCTGACAGGTGTGCCTCATGCAAGTGGTTTGATGTATGCAATGGTAATTTCCGCGTACGTGCCGAGTCTGTTTATGGTAATATTTGGGCAGATGATCCTGCATGTTACCTGAGCAATGAAGAGATCGGTTACGACGATTCCCTCTGA